One genomic segment of Clostridium estertheticum subsp. estertheticum includes these proteins:
- a CDS encoding DUF4280 domain-containing protein, whose protein sequence is MASENEEKYGTVLGTAKYEAEKSVTDTVETVKGMGTLASNLGGYLKRDVGNAWDSLNKSPEEKAAIKEKKDAEDAKVSAEAKAAVDAEAARIKKLQDSYITHTAVILCSYAARESYLVVPTSHGELIHGIPQLNVGDSKPNINVRSFGVCMSPKNPSVQAAAKKIVADIKDKPKTFTEKVMDFFSKPPKVEIGKDLVEMCAGVCKAQIFTDWIDGKKDVLIDGKPALLGRCKLQCGYGGKIKFYTSGQREE, encoded by the coding sequence GTGGCAAGTGAAAATGAAGAAAAATATGGAACAGTTTTAGGAACAGCTAAATATGAAGCAGAAAAAAGCGTAACAGATACTGTTGAAACGGTAAAGGGTATGGGTACCTTAGCAAGCAATTTAGGGGGGTACCTAAAGAGAGATGTTGGAAATGCATGGGATTCTCTTAATAAATCACCAGAAGAAAAGGCAGCAATAAAGGAAAAAAAGGATGCAGAGGATGCGAAAGTATCAGCTGAAGCAAAAGCTGCAGTTGATGCAGAAGCAGCTAGAATAAAAAAACTTCAAGATAGTTATATTACACATACAGCAGTTATTCTTTGTAGTTATGCAGCACGTGAGAGTTATCTTGTTGTTCCTACAAGTCATGGAGAACTTATTCATGGAATTCCGCAGTTAAATGTAGGGGATAGTAAACCTAACATTAATGTGCGAAGTTTTGGAGTGTGTATGAGCCCAAAGAACCCCAGTGTACAAGCAGCTGCTAAAAAGATAGTAGCCGACATAAAAGATAAACCAAAAACTTTTACGGAGAAGGTTATGGATTTCTTTTCCAAACCTCCAAAAGTGGAAATAGGTAAAGATTTAGTGGAAATGTGTGCAGGTGTATGCAAGGCTCAAATATTTACAGATTGGATTGACGGTAAAAAAGATGTCCTTATTGACGGTAAACCAGCATTACTTGGAAGATGTAAGCTCCAATGTGGTTATGGTGGAAAAATTAAATTTTATACAAGTGGACAAAGAGAAGAGTAA
- a CDS encoding pentapeptide repeat-containing protein: MNREESIKDFKEHFVKGLMEEYKTEFQENLDNNQEKLRGLLIEGMIDINDKAKKYQGKNENYKLAVLQFELLRINILNESYKILIHGYSSLWYLDKNSIYKEIDLKFLFEPFIKFKGKLIQAKNIYMGKVNFYDIQEIIFELVVECYNSMSELARIWLWNLDEEVWVKNGSFSDMYTVKWSEYQGQSETIFAMDNREKIMKDLLELKKVSEEKLPLVYSVWSNSNLENGDLTKQNMLFINFKASKLNNIDFSESNITTAQFKDTNIKKCEFKRSKLIGTSFEYAKIEGCNFENADLRAVDFRKSILKDITFKNVDLRGSDFTGAIFNNVSFEDASVEEVVFSEQDVPFLYLTPEQLQTIYITGGIEE, encoded by the coding sequence GTGAATAGAGAAGAATCTATAAAGGATTTTAAAGAACACTTTGTTAAAGGATTAATGGAGGAGTACAAGACTGAATTTCAAGAAAATTTAGACAATAATCAAGAAAAATTACGAGGACTTCTAATAGAAGGCATGATAGATATAAATGACAAGGCAAAAAAATACCAAGGGAAAAATGAGAATTATAAATTAGCGGTACTACAATTCGAACTCCTCAGGATTAATATATTAAATGAAAGCTATAAAATATTGATCCATGGATACAGTAGTTTGTGGTACCTTGATAAGAACTCCATCTATAAAGAAATTGATTTGAAATTTTTATTCGAACCATTTATAAAATTTAAGGGAAAATTAATTCAAGCGAAAAATATTTATATGGGAAAGGTAAATTTCTATGATATTCAAGAAATAATCTTCGAGCTAGTAGTAGAGTGTTACAACAGCATGTCAGAACTTGCAAGAATATGGTTATGGAACTTAGATGAGGAAGTATGGGTAAAAAACGGGTCATTTTCAGATATGTACACAGTAAAATGGAGTGAATATCAAGGCCAAAGTGAAACAATATTTGCTATGGATAATAGAGAGAAGATAATGAAAGACCTTTTAGAATTAAAGAAAGTATCTGAGGAAAAATTGCCATTAGTTTATTCTGTATGGAGCAACAGCAATTTAGAAAATGGTGATTTAACAAAACAAAACATGTTATTTATAAATTTCAAGGCAAGTAAATTAAATAACATAGACTTTTCAGAAAGTAACATAACTACAGCTCAATTTAAGGATACCAATATAAAAAAGTGTGAATTTAAAAGGTCAAAATTAATAGGAACATCTTTTGAGTATGCAAAGATCGAGGGTTGTAATTTTGAAAATGCAGATCTTAGAGCAGTAGATTTTAGAAAGTCAATTTTAAAAGATATAACCTTTAAAAATGTAGACCTTAGAGGTTCAGACTTTACTGGAGCAATCTTTAATAATGTATCTTTTGAAGATGCCAGTGTAGAAGAGGTGGTTTTTAGTGAACAGGATGTGCCATTTTTATATTTAACTCCGGAGCAACTTCAAACTATATATATAACTGGAGGAATAGAAGAATGA
- a CDS encoding RHS repeat-associated core domain-containing protein, protein MILTYKELKIDIPYDAVQVENIEVKQAINDHGYLKLNLLIEEGKISEYINKNITDEKVIVEIDSQNMKKTLFIGKISEVHMSYESNLHIMEIRCISYTNDFDIKKNSRTFCNLGMTYKDVIAKVLESYPGASFKDEVTQGALIEDFLLQYEETDWQFLKRLASHFNAVLISECTIDYGRFYFGLPMINKSEKIILEEYEVTKDIDTYNKRDALGLKENFLQEYIAWDIISDKDFELGEQVVLNNVACKVAQIHTEVSKEEIKNIYTMVLERGIRTVYKTNHKIFGMSIPAIIKEVKGNNVKVHFTIDPVYEEFSNQKYFTYAIESSSWYCMPEKESEVHIYFPTNDEKEAIAIHAVRSNGENAQYASKIQDPDIKSFSNPSGSEMKLTPSDMNFKADDSGSVALNLAQSGDVSLTGKNINFTATENLELGMRNGDGDTPALRPETIQISAKSKIEMSKGGTLGLQITDQTFLQGPKIICEGSIKDVVPLPEGIANRDKGDAELINKINAQAKYATEQKIQEAKSKMGFGLVAAVIGVVAIAVAAVVIVGTGGLALGPIVALVGGATAVLAGVSEMAQGSTSYSKAQSGDFSDTGNFLLDTVCRGNKTLYNIVKYGSVMVAAISIAVLTGGAGSFLVKKLAVDMGGDVAINAIMDYAQDGVLNNSLTSYADSAIMSGGLSCVNMGMMNKLEKFEIGCKNLGRIRNVSDVAFNAAGEIATTGDANITGIILKKYIGNKLCFSDPVDGATGSLYIPATDIVLPDIHEEFKIERKYESVNTRTGSLGMGWTTNFESYLYLENELVNVLCTDGHVETFTEVDGIFINDKGGATVYTLKCHDDSWIFKSYADKKTYKYNNLGNLISITDKHENELSITYIGENIDTLTTFSNYKLFFTYKEGKVIQIKDELNRIVQYKYEGQYLTEVVHVDRGITRYTYNENGFINSITDQNGQTYTKNFFDIRGRVTKQDFPNGDTCNITYDDAEREVTFYYLQSQRTEKTRFNKDGLITHLFYEDGTTEEYNYDDYQNKIYTKDRNGFETYKEYNAFGSLLKETLPNGLSTEYVYDEEQNLIKQADNNGKENIYVHDNEGNLIEEKTKISVGQWKIEGYTYDSYGRILTKTDGNKNTSKYEYDLESEDQDKQGKDPVIVTTNSNYVYRYEYDEVGRNTSIETDYGTIEFGYNNLNYVSEIKDGNGNKTTKSYDKMGNLIRVETPNGGNYSYKYDHMDRLLAIKDPMGSIEKNIRDSEGNIIKEVNPNYFDEDLQNGLGIEYVYDKDNRKIKTLYPDGGVERFVLDPSGNVIKHIGPEYYNAKIDDGLGYSYIYDSMNRLASIINEEGILDKTFEYDLHGNIIKEIDNEGNSTLFKYDLLCNLIEKRVAVEKEKYNLTCYYYDENSNKILEKHGTDLVNKEEYCNYYHEIYFEYDKENRLIEVKDKHGAKARYKYDSLNNKIYESFKINDTTEKIVHYNYDKAGNLVEKKEEIDGKFISPENKDKNIWAITKYEYDKNGNTTKIITPKGFEIGRVYDVIDRVIEQYEKDDLNNIFRSHVYKYDKASNIIALSEYSGKDARLINKKYSSENDYNIKALDRYEKVKENKKLLKDLKFEEDKKSKTYTYDSQDRLTHFKNISGNTTRLIYDKNDRIIKQILPEQYDEITDDGLGTTYVYNLKGQVIQVKNALGETVTRNTYDPKGNMETSIDGENNKVEYTYTLLGQIKDIVTPNSRKENKKAQSYKYDARGNITGITEGNGNQTSYMLDDWGRITQIVIPEGGTEKYTYDYAGNIITTTDANGGTITYSYNSLGQVSEIKDQEGNSEFFYYDEEGNLSKQQDRNENIVDRIYNIDKNIVSVKAYKNHKKTIEEISKEQKILNIIDQRFNYNEDGTLKNAYTGNMLYEYSFNDEGMLESKSASGKTLLNYAYDKNNNIKTIKDITGKSSIYSYDAANRVKEIKDNNENTVVDYAYFKNDNIKSINYGNGLKTKYSYDGDGNVESLVTVTSTGEVLVDYNYAYDLNGNRIEKVSSKHKNHYTYDSMNRLKDSSYDGRQESFTYDKVGNRLTKTTNDITDNYIYNVKNQLKELHQDSCTNHFTYDKQGNTIKEESNLGVNTFEYNTLNQQVKAITKEGNTLISRYDTEGLRGEIEENEKLTRFIFHKENVLVETDKDYNCISRFIRGYEVVAADIANGDLGSNRYYYTQDEQGSTVFITDKEQQIKNEYCYDAFGNLLESTEDVHNRITYTGQQFDGITQQYYLRARFYNPVIGRFTQEDVYRGDGLNLYSYCGNNPVGYFDPSGYAKCPTGSNKETNFDEYSYNKKYNQTSKDGDRGQWTGERAESKYIPSSEKIKKELEKYGLNGIQYRNGEVDFTDVSWANVNINGMSGGIGKNNDARRYNFKAAYKELSAKTGILPYDLETLVKKNKLTWHECNDMKTMQLVPTSLNSYFGHSGGIGEINMIFDLLEGKIE, encoded by the coding sequence ATGATACTTACATATAAGGAACTTAAAATAGATATACCTTATGATGCGGTGCAGGTGGAGAATATAGAGGTCAAACAGGCTATTAATGATCATGGCTATTTAAAATTAAATTTATTAATAGAAGAAGGTAAAATCTCCGAATATATAAATAAAAATATCACAGATGAAAAAGTAATTGTAGAAATAGATTCACAAAATATGAAAAAAACATTGTTTATAGGGAAAATAAGTGAAGTTCATATGAGTTATGAAAGTAATCTTCACATAATGGAGATTAGATGCATTTCTTATACTAATGATTTTGACATTAAGAAAAACAGTAGAACTTTTTGTAATTTAGGTATGACTTACAAAGATGTGATAGCAAAAGTTTTAGAAAGTTACCCAGGAGCAAGCTTTAAAGATGAAGTTACACAAGGAGCTTTAATAGAAGATTTTCTACTACAATATGAAGAAACAGATTGGCAATTTTTAAAACGTCTTGCATCTCATTTTAATGCTGTTTTGATTTCAGAGTGTACAATAGATTATGGAAGATTCTATTTTGGACTACCAATGATTAATAAAAGTGAAAAAATAATTTTAGAAGAATATGAAGTTACAAAAGATATTGATACTTATAATAAACGAGATGCATTAGGTCTTAAGGAAAATTTCCTACAAGAATATATAGCTTGGGATATTATAAGCGATAAAGACTTTGAGTTAGGTGAACAAGTAGTATTAAATAATGTTGCATGTAAAGTAGCCCAAATTCATACGGAAGTTTCTAAAGAAGAAATAAAAAATATTTACACAATGGTACTTGAAAGAGGAATTAGAACTGTTTATAAAACTAACCATAAAATATTTGGAATGAGCATACCAGCTATTATAAAAGAAGTTAAAGGAAATAATGTTAAGGTACATTTCACAATAGACCCTGTATACGAGGAGTTTTCAAATCAGAAATATTTCACTTATGCTATTGAGAGTAGTAGCTGGTATTGCATGCCCGAAAAAGAGAGTGAAGTCCATATATATTTTCCAACAAATGATGAAAAGGAAGCAATTGCAATCCATGCAGTAAGAAGTAATGGGGAAAATGCACAATATGCTAGCAAAATACAAGACCCAGATATTAAATCATTTTCAAATCCAAGTGGAAGTGAAATGAAGCTAACCCCAAGTGATATGAATTTTAAAGCAGATGATAGTGGGAGCGTAGCTTTGAATTTAGCACAGTCAGGAGATGTATCTCTTACTGGTAAAAATATAAATTTTACAGCAACAGAAAATTTAGAACTAGGAATGAGAAATGGAGATGGAGATACACCTGCTCTTAGACCTGAAACTATTCAAATTTCGGCTAAAAGCAAAATAGAGATGTCAAAGGGGGGGACTCTGGGGCTTCAAATAACTGATCAAACTTTTTTGCAAGGGCCTAAAATCATATGTGAAGGAAGCATTAAAGACGTAGTGCCATTACCAGAGGGTATAGCGAATAGAGATAAAGGTGATGCAGAGTTAATAAATAAAATTAATGCACAAGCTAAATATGCAACAGAGCAAAAGATTCAAGAAGCTAAAAGTAAGATGGGATTTGGATTAGTTGCAGCAGTAATCGGAGTGGTAGCAATAGCTGTAGCAGCGGTAGTTATAGTAGGAACAGGGGGATTAGCACTTGGTCCTATAGTAGCATTAGTAGGTGGAGCTACAGCAGTGCTTGCAGGTGTATCCGAAATGGCGCAAGGCAGCACAAGTTATAGTAAAGCCCAGAGCGGAGACTTCTCAGATACCGGGAACTTTTTGCTGGATACAGTTTGTAGAGGGAATAAAACCCTATATAACATAGTGAAATATGGATCAGTTATGGTAGCGGCAATATCAATTGCTGTTTTAACAGGGGGAGCAGGGTCTTTTCTAGTGAAAAAGCTTGCAGTTGATATGGGTGGCGATGTGGCTATTAATGCAATAATGGACTATGCACAAGATGGTGTACTTAATAACAGCTTAACTAGTTATGCAGATTCAGCTATAATGTCTGGAGGATTATCTTGCGTAAATATGGGTATGATGAATAAACTTGAAAAATTCGAAATTGGATGTAAGAATTTAGGCAGAATTAGAAATGTGTCAGATGTGGCATTCAATGCAGCGGGAGAGATAGCTACAACAGGAGATGCAAATATAACAGGCATCATTTTGAAAAAATACATTGGTAATAAACTATGTTTCTCTGATCCAGTTGATGGAGCTACAGGAAGTTTATATATACCAGCAACAGACATTGTACTTCCAGATATCCACGAAGAGTTTAAAATTGAAAGAAAATATGAATCTGTAAACACTAGAACTGGGTCCCTTGGAATGGGATGGACAACAAACTTTGAAAGTTATCTGTATTTAGAGAATGAGCTTGTAAATGTACTTTGCACAGATGGCCATGTTGAAACCTTTACTGAAGTAGATGGAATCTTTATTAATGATAAAGGTGGAGCAACTGTCTATACATTAAAATGTCATGATGATTCATGGATCTTCAAGTCCTATGCAGACAAAAAAACTTACAAATATAATAATTTAGGGAACCTTATAAGTATAACTGACAAACATGAAAATGAACTTTCTATAACCTATATAGGAGAAAATATAGATACACTTACCACTTTTTCAAACTATAAACTTTTCTTCACTTATAAAGAAGGAAAAGTTATTCAAATTAAAGATGAACTAAACAGAATAGTTCAATATAAGTATGAAGGACAATATTTAACAGAAGTAGTTCACGTTGATCGTGGAATAACAAGGTATACTTATAATGAAAATGGATTTATAAACAGCATTACAGATCAAAATGGACAAACTTACACTAAAAACTTCTTTGATATTAGAGGAAGAGTGACAAAGCAAGACTTTCCAAATGGAGATACTTGTAATATAACCTATGATGATGCAGAAAGGGAAGTAACATTTTATTACCTACAAAGTCAAAGGACAGAAAAAACAAGGTTTAATAAAGATGGACTTATAACGCATTTGTTTTATGAAGATGGAACCACAGAGGAATATAATTATGACGATTATCAAAACAAAATCTATACAAAAGATAGGAATGGCTTTGAAACTTATAAGGAATATAATGCTTTTGGAAGTCTATTAAAAGAGACATTGCCAAATGGATTAAGTACAGAATATGTTTATGATGAAGAGCAGAACTTAATAAAGCAGGCAGATAACAATGGAAAAGAGAATATTTACGTTCATGATAATGAAGGTAATTTAATAGAAGAGAAAACAAAGATTTCAGTTGGGCAGTGGAAAATTGAGGGGTACACTTATGATTCATATGGAAGAATATTAACTAAAACAGATGGAAATAAAAACACTTCAAAATATGAATATGATCTAGAAAGCGAAGATCAAGACAAACAAGGAAAAGATCCAGTAATAGTTACTACAAATAGTAATTATGTATACAGATACGAATATGATGAAGTGGGCCGCAATACCTCAATTGAAACAGATTATGGAACTATAGAATTTGGGTATAATAATTTAAATTATGTATCAGAAATTAAAGATGGCAATGGAAATAAAACAACAAAATCTTATGATAAGATGGGTAACTTAATAAGGGTTGAGACGCCAAATGGTGGGAATTATAGCTATAAATATGACCATATGGATAGGCTGTTAGCTATAAAAGATCCAATGGGATCAATTGAGAAAAATATAAGAGACAGCGAAGGAAACATAATAAAAGAGGTAAATCCAAATTACTTTGATGAGGATTTACAAAATGGTTTAGGCATAGAGTATGTCTATGACAAAGATAATAGAAAAATAAAAACACTATACCCAGATGGTGGAGTAGAAAGATTTGTTTTAGACCCTAGTGGAAATGTTATAAAACACATAGGTCCAGAATACTACAATGCAAAAATAGATGATGGACTGGGGTATAGCTATATCTATGATTCAATGAATAGACTAGCTTCTATAATAAATGAAGAAGGAATCCTGGATAAAACCTTTGAATATGACCTTCATGGGAATATAATTAAGGAAATAGATAACGAAGGAAACTCTACTTTATTTAAATATGACTTACTTTGCAATCTAATTGAAAAAAGGGTGGCAGTTGAAAAAGAAAAATATAATTTAACCTGCTATTACTATGATGAAAATAGCAACAAAATCTTAGAAAAACATGGAACAGACCTAGTTAATAAAGAGGAATATTGTAATTACTATCACGAAATCTATTTTGAATATGATAAAGAAAATAGACTTATCGAAGTTAAAGATAAACATGGTGCAAAAGCAAGATACAAATATGACTCATTAAATAATAAAATTTATGAAAGCTTTAAAATAAATGATACTACAGAAAAAATAGTTCATTATAACTATGATAAAGCAGGAAATTTAGTTGAAAAGAAAGAAGAGATAGATGGTAAGTTTATTTCACCAGAAAATAAGGATAAAAATATCTGGGCAATCACAAAATATGAATATGATAAAAATGGCAATACCACTAAAATAATAACTCCAAAAGGCTTTGAAATTGGAAGAGTATATGATGTTATCGATAGGGTTATAGAGCAATACGAAAAAGATGACTTAAATAATATCTTTAGAAGCCATGTATATAAATATGATAAAGCCAGCAATATCATAGCTTTAAGTGAATATAGTGGGAAAGATGCAAGACTTATAAACAAAAAATACTCAAGTGAAAATGACTATAACATAAAAGCTCTTGATAGATACGAAAAAGTTAAAGAAAATAAAAAGTTATTAAAAGACTTAAAGTTTGAAGAAGATAAAAAAAGTAAAACTTATACCTATGATTCTCAAGATAGACTTACTCACTTTAAAAATATTTCAGGAAATACCACAAGATTAATTTATGATAAAAATGATAGAATAATAAAACAAATACTACCAGAACAATATGATGAAATTACAGACGATGGGTTAGGTACAACCTATGTTTACAACCTAAAAGGTCAAGTAATCCAGGTAAAAAACGCCCTTGGAGAAACAGTAACGAGAAATACTTATGATCCAAAGGGAAATATGGAAACCTCAATTGATGGTGAAAACAATAAGGTTGAGTATACCTACACCTTACTTGGTCAAATTAAGGATATAGTAACTCCAAACTCCAGAAAAGAAAATAAAAAAGCTCAAAGTTATAAATACGACGCTAGGGGAAACATAACTGGAATCACTGAGGGGAATGGAAACCAAACAAGCTACATGTTAGATGATTGGGGAAGAATAACTCAAATAGTAATTCCAGAAGGTGGAACTGAAAAATACACCTACGATTATGCAGGGAATATTATAACAACAACTGATGCAAATGGTGGAACAATAACTTATAGTTACAATAGTTTAGGTCAAGTATCAGAGATAAAAGATCAAGAAGGAAATAGTGAATTTTTCTATTATGATGAGGAAGGTAATTTAAGTAAGCAACAGGACAGAAACGAAAACATAGTGGATAGAATTTACAATATTGATAAAAATATAGTTTCTGTAAAAGCTTATAAAAACCATAAAAAAACAATAGAAGAAATATCAAAAGAGCAAAAAATCTTAAACATTATAGATCAAAGATTTAACTATAATGAAGATGGAACACTAAAAAATGCATACACAGGAAATATGTTATACGAATATAGCTTTAATGATGAAGGTATGCTGGAAAGCAAAAGTGCATCAGGAAAAACACTTTTAAATTATGCTTATGATAAGAATAATAACATTAAAACTATAAAAGATATCACAGGTAAAAGTAGCATTTACAGTTATGATGCGGCAAATAGGGTCAAAGAAATAAAAGATAACAATGAAAACACCGTAGTAGATTATGCTTACTTTAAAAATGATAATATAAAAAGCATAAACTATGGAAATGGTTTAAAGACAAAGTATAGCTATGATGGTGATGGCAATGTTGAGAGCTTAGTTACAGTAACTTCAACAGGTGAGGTATTAGTAGATTATAACTATGCTTATGACCTAAATGGAAATAGAATAGAAAAAGTAAGTAGTAAACATAAAAACCACTACACTTATGACAGCATGAATAGATTAAAGGATTCTAGCTATGATGGGAGACAAGAGAGCTTTACCTACGATAAAGTAGGGAATAGACTAACAAAAACAACAAATGATATTACAGATAATTATATTTATAATGTAAAGAACCAGCTAAAGGAATTACATCAAGATTCTTGCACAAATCACTTTACTTATGATAAACAAGGCAATACAATAAAGGAAGAAAGTAACCTAGGTGTAAACACCTTCGAGTACAATACATTAAACCAGCAGGTTAAAGCTATAACTAAGGAAGGAAACACTTTAATTAGTAGATATGATACTGAAGGTCTAAGAGGTGAGATTGAAGAAAATGAAAAGTTAACAAGATTTATTTTCCATAAGGAAAATGTTTTAGTTGAAACTGATAAGGATTATAATTGTATTTCTAGATTTATTAGAGGGTATGAGGTTGTAGCTGCTGATATTGCTAATGGAGATTTAGGGAGTAATAGATATTATTATACTCAGGACGAGCAAGGTAGTACAGTTTTTATTACAGACAAGGAGCAACAAATAAAAAATGAGTATTGTTATGATGCTTTTGGTAATCTTTTAGAAAGCACCGAAGATGTTCATAATAGGATAACTTATACTGGGCAGCAGTTTGATGGGATTACACAACAATACTACTTGAGGGCTAGGTTCTATAATCCTGTTATTGGAAGGTTTACTCAGGAGGATGTTTATAGAGGTGATGGGTTAAATCTTTATAGTTATTGTGGAAATAATCCGGTGGGGTATTTTGATCCTAGTGGATATGCGAAATGTCCAACAGGGAGTAATAAAGAAACTAATTTTGATGAATACTCATATAATAAGAAGTATAATCAAACATCTAAAGATGGAGATAGAGGTCAGTGGACCGGTGAACGTGCTGAATCTAAGTATATTCCAAGTTCTGAAAAGATAAAAAAAGAGCTTGAGAAATATGGGCTTAATGGTATACAATATAGAAATGGAGAGGTTGATTTTACTGATGTTTCATGGGCAAATGTAAATATTAATGGGATGAGCGGAGGAATAGGTAAAAATAATGATGCTAGGAGATATAATTTTAAAGCTGCTTATAAAGAATTATCAGCTAAGACAGGAATACTACCATATGATTTAGAAACTTTAGTAAAGAAGAATAAACTTACATGGCATGAATGTAATGATATGAAAACTATGCAATTAGTTCCGACAAGTTTAAATTCTTACTTTGGTCATAGTGGTGGAATTGGAGAAATTAATATGATATTTGACTTATTGGAAGGGAAAATAGAATAG
- a CDS encoding DUF6985 domain-containing protein produces MKKIVDSVFGELKYELGWRKIYNINIFGCNNDVILIVDGEENREIMEEQREIFLEFDKNKKKFLNIAEENLFKYYVNNLDEIRDYIDKSEWDDLAPQITNRNQLSRILTPCEVIIPNFMEEGSVVFAIAFNNTWQEEHTLVIKFENDSIEIGSEDIIL; encoded by the coding sequence ATGAAAAAAATAGTAGATTCAGTATTTGGAGAATTGAAGTATGAACTTGGATGGAGAAAAATATATAACATAAATATATTTGGATGTAACAATGATGTTATTTTAATAGTAGATGGTGAAGAAAATAGAGAAATTATGGAAGAACAAAGGGAGATTTTTTTGGAATTTGATAAAAACAAGAAAAAATTTTTAAATATAGCAGAAGAAAATTTATTTAAGTATTATGTAAACAATCTGGATGAAATAAGAGATTATATTGATAAGAGTGAGTGGGATGATTTAGCACCACAAATTACAAATAGAAATCAACTTAGCAGAATCCTTACACCATGTGAAGTTATTATTCCGAATTTTATGGAAGAAGGAAGTGTCGTATTTGCCATAGCATTTAACAACACGTGGCAAGAAGAGCATACTCTTGTTATTAAATTTGAAAATGATTCTATAGAAATTGGTTCAGAAGATATTATACTTTAG